Proteins co-encoded in one Halorussus lipolyticus genomic window:
- a CDS encoding ABC transporter ATP-binding protein: MSETVEAERETHGTGQAILEVEGLRKTFGGITAVDGATFEVEEGTVTGLIGPNGAGKTTTFNLISGFYEPDGGEIRYRNQDLQDIMRPSETEQSIWMSASGMTFGGIGLAAAASAGVSTLGLGGAALVGAGLGAGVYQAEEKVKNDYLEVRNKRPFRVSQAGLSRTFQLTRELQGMTVLENLMLAPQDQRGESLTNAWFRRGAVAEEEDDVRQRAVEMLEFLELDHLTNEYAGNLSGGQRKLLELGRVLMTDPDLILLDEPVAGVNPALTEKLLERIESLRDQGYTFCIVEHDMEVIMNLSDTIIVMDQGKKLMQGTPAEVQNDQRVVDAYLGG; the protein is encoded by the coding sequence ATGAGCGAAACAGTCGAAGCCGAACGCGAGACGCACGGAACCGGGCAAGCAATCCTCGAAGTCGAGGGCCTGCGAAAGACCTTCGGCGGGATTACCGCCGTAGACGGCGCGACCTTCGAGGTAGAGGAGGGAACGGTCACTGGCCTCATCGGTCCCAACGGTGCCGGAAAGACCACCACGTTCAACCTCATCAGCGGGTTCTACGAACCGGACGGCGGAGAGATTCGCTACCGGAATCAGGACCTACAGGACATCATGCGCCCGAGCGAGACCGAACAGAGCATCTGGATGAGCGCGTCCGGGATGACCTTCGGCGGCATCGGTCTCGCCGCCGCGGCGTCGGCCGGGGTCTCGACGCTCGGTCTCGGCGGCGCGGCGCTGGTCGGCGCGGGCCTCGGCGCTGGCGTCTATCAGGCCGAGGAGAAGGTCAAAAACGACTACCTCGAAGTCCGGAACAAGCGGCCATTCCGGGTCTCGCAGGCGGGCCTCTCGCGGACCTTCCAGTTGACCCGCGAACTGCAGGGGATGACCGTGCTGGAGAACCTGATGCTCGCGCCCCAAGACCAGCGCGGCGAGAGTCTGACGAACGCGTGGTTCCGGCGGGGTGCAGTGGCCGAAGAAGAGGACGACGTTCGCCAGCGCGCGGTCGAGATGCTGGAGTTCCTCGAACTCGACCACCTCACCAACGAGTACGCGGGCAACCTCTCTGGCGGCCAGCGGAAACTGCTGGAGTTGGGTCGCGTGCTGATGACCGACCCGGACCTCATCCTGCTGGACGAACCGGTCGCCGGGGTCAACCCCGCGCTGACCGAGAAGTTGCTCGAACGAATCGAGAGCCTCCGCGACCAAGGCTACACGTTCTGCATCGTCGAACACGACATGGAGGTCATCATGAACCTCTCGGACACGATTATCGTCATGGACCAAGGCAAGAAGCTGATGCAAGGCACGCCGGCAGAGGTACAGAACGACCAACGAGTTGTGGACGCCTACTTGGGGGGATAG
- a CDS encoding ABC transporter ATP-binding protein yields MALLEARDIVSGYGDAQILHGVSMDVADDEIVCIIGPNGAGKSTFMKAVFGLIDCWEGTVTFDGGDITDLRPDEITREGMCYVPQTENVFPNLTVRENLEMGAYILDSMPEDALQEVFDRFPILEERQNQKAGTMSGGQQQMLAMGRGLMVDPDLMLVDEPSAGLAPDLVDEVFEKIIEINESGTAILMVEQNARKALRNSDRGYVLEMGENRFEDTGDALLDNEEVTELYLGGGGGGDTGDTGEAATDD; encoded by the coding sequence GTGGCGCTACTGGAAGCCCGCGACATCGTGTCGGGTTACGGCGACGCCCAAATCCTCCACGGCGTCTCGATGGACGTGGCAGACGACGAAATCGTCTGCATCATCGGACCCAACGGGGCCGGGAAATCGACGTTCATGAAGGCCGTCTTCGGTCTCATCGACTGCTGGGAGGGCACCGTCACCTTCGACGGCGGCGACATCACCGACCTCCGGCCGGACGAGATTACCCGCGAGGGGATGTGCTACGTGCCCCAGACCGAGAACGTCTTCCCGAACCTGACGGTCCGGGAGAATCTGGAGATGGGCGCGTACATCCTCGACTCGATGCCCGAGGACGCCCTACAGGAGGTCTTCGACCGCTTCCCGATTCTGGAGGAGCGCCAGAATCAAAAAGCGGGCACCATGTCGGGCGGCCAACAGCAGATGCTCGCCATGGGCCGAGGCCTGATGGTGGACCCGGACCTGATGCTGGTGGACGAACCGAGCGCGGGCCTCGCGCCGGACCTCGTGGACGAGGTGTTCGAGAAGATAATCGAAATCAACGAGTCGGGCACGGCCATCCTGATGGTCGAGCAGAACGCTCGGAAGGCCCTGCGGAACTCCGACCGGGGCTACGTGCTGGAGATGGGCGAGAACCGCTTCGAGGACACCGGCGACGCCCTGCTGGACAACGAGGAGGTCACGGAACTCTACCTTGGCGGTGGCGGCGGTGGCGACACCGGCGATACCGGCGAGGCCGCGACCGACGACTGA
- a CDS encoding ABC transporter substrate-binding protein, producing MSEKYRTTRRNYVKGATVAGVAGLTGLTASATARQGGPIQMGSILPITGNLSAYGSGMQKAVNIAVQDVNDAGGPLDRQINMSNTDSQTRPSQAIQRYNSLVNEQNIIGFVGAASSGVSVPLAQNVASDQVMQMSNASTTPALSEIGYNEDGSLKYFGRTAPNDAQQGIVMGRILSDDEYIGADSAAFLFVDNPYGQGLAERAREQFQGETVGMVGYSQRASDYTSTLDSLFQNNPDAIGFIGYPGNGRTILNQWNNGGYGGEWVLSEGLNSSEFLTSLSNITAGMYLASPDPEETRGRTAFEEKMGEQAGTLFAPHAYDGLFLQALAMEAGGEASGTAIAQNIRSVSREGQTVTVGEFQKAKDLLANGEDINYQGASSPVNLNEALEPLNRFAILQVQDDGSRETLEQIPRSFFQGRLGGGGGGTTTTTTTN from the coding sequence ATGTCAGAGAAATATCGAACGACGCGGCGGAACTACGTGAAAGGCGCGACGGTCGCGGGGGTGGCCGGGTTGACTGGACTGACGGCGTCGGCGACTGCGCGGCAGGGCGGTCCCATCCAGATGGGGTCGATTCTCCCGATTACGGGGAACCTCAGCGCCTACGGGAGCGGGATGCAGAAGGCGGTCAACATCGCGGTGCAGGACGTGAACGACGCCGGCGGACCGCTCGACCGGCAAATCAACATGTCCAACACCGACAGCCAGACCCGACCGTCGCAGGCCATCCAGCGCTACAACTCGCTGGTCAACGAGCAGAACATCATCGGGTTCGTCGGCGCGGCCTCCAGCGGAGTGTCGGTCCCGCTTGCCCAGAACGTCGCGTCCGACCAAGTGATGCAGATGAGCAACGCCAGCACGACCCCCGCCCTCTCAGAAATCGGGTACAACGAGGACGGCAGTCTCAAGTACTTCGGCCGGACCGCGCCCAACGACGCCCAACAGGGCATCGTGATGGGCCGCATCCTGAGCGACGACGAGTACATCGGCGCTGACAGCGCGGCCTTCCTCTTTGTGGACAACCCCTACGGGCAGGGACTGGCCGAACGCGCCCGCGAGCAGTTCCAAGGCGAGACGGTCGGGATGGTCGGCTACAGCCAACGCGCCAGCGACTACACCTCGACGCTCGACTCGCTGTTCCAGAATAATCCCGACGCCATCGGGTTCATCGGCTATCCGGGCAACGGCCGGACCATCCTCAACCAGTGGAACAACGGCGGGTACGGCGGCGAGTGGGTTCTCAGCGAGGGCCTGAACTCCTCGGAGTTCCTGACCAGTCTGAGCAACATCACCGCCGGGATGTATCTGGCTTCGCCCGACCCCGAGGAGACCCGCGGTCGGACCGCGTTCGAGGAGAAGATGGGCGAGCAGGCCGGGACGCTGTTCGCGCCCCACGCCTACGACGGTCTGTTCCTCCAAGCCCTCGCCATGGAGGCTGGGGGCGAGGCCAGTGGAACTGCCATCGCCCAGAACATCCGGTCGGTCTCGCGCGAAGGCCAGACGGTCACGGTCGGCGAGTTCCAGAAGGCCAAGGACCTGCTGGCGAACGGCGAGGACATCAACTATCAGGGCGCGTCGAGTCCGGTCAACCTCAACGAGGCCCTCGAACCCCTCAACCGGTTCGCCATCCTTCAGGTGCAGGACGACGGGTCGCGCGAGACGCTGGAACAGATTCCGCGGAGTTTCTTCCAAGGCCGACTCGGCGGCGGAGGCGGCGGGACGACCACCACGACGACCACGAACTGA
- a CDS encoding ABC transporter substrate-binding protein: MTRKNKSRRSYLKTSGAALGAVGLTGLAGCMGGNSGDGTTTDETTDGMSDGTTEEDDQSDGSQSQSDQPIAMGSILPITGSLSAYGAGMQKAVNLAAKHINDAGGPLGRQVKLVNKDSETKPAKATQKYRSLVNEEDIVGFVGAASSGVSVPLAQQVAADQVMQVSNASTTPALSQIGYNDDESVKYFGRTAPNDGQQGIVMGQILNDDKYIGADKAAFLYVDNPYGEGLAKRAKAAFDGETVGMVPYSKKSSDYTSTLDKLFANSPDAVGFVGYPGNGKTILRQWSNGGYGGEWVLSEGLNSKEFFQNNKSVTDGMYLASPSPESTKSADTFDEEMGGQSGTLFAPHAYDGLFLQALAMHKAGEASGKAVAENIRSVSRDGTKVYAGEFQKAKDLLDEGESINYQGASSPVDMNESLEPLNRFAIMQVKQAKREELETIPRTYFEGKL, from the coding sequence ATGACACGCAAGAACAAGTCGCGTCGCTCGTATCTGAAAACGAGCGGGGCGGCGCTCGGTGCCGTAGGCCTGACCGGTCTCGCCGGGTGTATGGGCGGTAACTCGGGAGACGGGACGACGACCGACGAGACGACTGACGGAATGTCCGACGGGACCACCGAGGAGGACGACCAGTCGGACGGTAGTCAGAGCCAGAGCGACCAACCGATTGCGATGGGGTCGATTCTCCCGATTACGGGAAGCCTCAGCGCCTACGGGGCCGGGATGCAGAAGGCGGTAAACCTCGCGGCCAAGCACATCAACGACGCCGGCGGTCCGCTCGGCCGACAGGTCAAACTGGTCAACAAGGACAGCGAGACCAAACCCGCCAAGGCGACCCAGAAGTACCGGTCGCTGGTCAACGAGGAGGACATCGTTGGCTTCGTCGGCGCGGCGTCTAGCGGGGTGTCGGTTCCGCTGGCCCAACAGGTCGCCGCCGACCAAGTGATGCAGGTGAGCAACGCCAGCACGACGCCTGCCCTCTCCCAAATCGGCTACAACGACGACGAGTCGGTCAAGTACTTCGGTCGGACAGCGCCCAACGACGGCCAGCAGGGCATCGTGATGGGTCAGATTCTGAACGACGACAAGTACATCGGCGCGGACAAAGCGGCCTTCCTCTACGTGGACAACCCCTACGGCGAGGGACTGGCCAAGCGGGCGAAAGCGGCCTTCGACGGCGAGACGGTCGGGATGGTGCCCTACAGCAAGAAGTCCAGCGACTACACCTCGACGCTGGACAAACTGTTCGCCAACAGTCCCGACGCGGTCGGGTTCGTGGGCTACCCCGGCAACGGGAAGACCATCCTCCGGCAGTGGTCGAACGGCGGGTACGGCGGCGAGTGGGTCCTCAGCGAGGGCCTGAACTCCAAGGAGTTCTTCCAGAACAACAAGTCCGTCACCGACGGGATGTACCTCGCGTCGCCCAGTCCCGAGTCCACCAAGAGCGCAGACACCTTCGACGAGGAGATGGGCGGACAGTCCGGGACGCTGTTCGCGCCCCACGCCTACGACGGCCTGTTCCTCCAAGCCCTCGCCATGCACAAGGCCGGGGAAGCATCCGGGAAAGCCGTCGCCGAGAACATCCGGTCGGTTTCGCGCGACGGGACGAAGGTCTACGCCGGCGAGTTCCAGAAGGCCAAGGACCTGCTTGACGAGGGCGAGAGCATCAACTACCAAGGCGCGTCGAGTCCGGTGGACATGAACGAGTCGCTCGAACCGCTCAACCGGTTCGCCATCATGCAGGTCAAGCAGGCCAAGCGCGAGGAACTGGAGACGATTCCGCGGACGTACTTCGAAGGGAAACTGTAA
- a CDS encoding phosphoglycerate kinase has protein sequence MPIQTLDDLAVQGTTLGVRIDINSPLDDDGTLADDARLRAHVETLSELLDRGGRVAILAHQGRPGGDEFRDLRPHAERLDEMLDAPVDYSDATFSADARRTVENLSDGEAVLLENTRFYSEEYMEFSPDRAGQTELVDKLVGVLDAYVNDAFAAAHRSQPSIVGFPARVPGYAGRVMEQELDVLGDIERTPEPRTYVVGGAKVPDSMAVIESVLERGLADRVLTTGVVANVFLLADGVNLGDASADFIYEQGYWDEIDRAGDLLEEYGDRIALPEDLAVERDGERHEIPVEGLPPEEGESAMDLGSATVESYGEVVRGSGTVVLNGPAGVFEDETFAHGTRDLFEIATEAEYSVVGGGDTAAAIRRFGIEGFDHVSTGGGAALNMLTGEDLPAVEALRN, from the coding sequence ATGCCGATACAGACCCTTGACGACCTCGCCGTCCAAGGGACCACGCTGGGAGTGCGTATCGACATCAACAGCCCTCTCGATGACGACGGGACGCTGGCCGACGACGCTCGGCTTCGCGCCCACGTCGAGACCCTCTCGGAACTGCTGGACCGAGGAGGTCGGGTCGCAATTCTCGCCCACCAAGGCCGACCGGGCGGCGACGAGTTCAGGGACCTCCGCCCTCACGCCGAGCGTCTCGACGAGATGCTCGACGCGCCGGTCGATTACTCGGACGCTACCTTTTCGGCTGACGCCCGCCGGACCGTCGAGAACCTGAGCGACGGCGAGGCCGTCCTGCTAGAGAACACCCGATTCTACAGCGAGGAGTACATGGAGTTCTCACCCGACCGCGCCGGACAGACCGAACTCGTGGACAAACTCGTGGGCGTCCTCGACGCCTACGTCAACGACGCCTTCGCGGCGGCCCACCGCTCACAGCCCTCCATCGTCGGCTTCCCCGCCCGAGTTCCGGGCTACGCGGGCCGAGTGATGGAGCAGGAACTCGACGTACTCGGCGACATCGAGCGGACGCCCGAACCCCGGACCTACGTCGTCGGCGGCGCGAAGGTCCCCGACTCGATGGCGGTCATCGAGAGCGTCCTCGAACGCGGACTGGCCGACCGAGTGCTGACGACTGGCGTCGTCGCTAACGTGTTCCTCCTCGCCGATGGCGTCAATCTCGGCGACGCCAGCGCCGACTTCATCTACGAACAGGGGTACTGGGACGAAATCGACCGCGCCGGCGACCTGCTCGAGGAGTACGGCGACCGTATCGCGCTCCCCGAGGACCTCGCGGTCGAGCGAGACGGCGAGCGCCACGAAATCCCGGTCGAAGGCCTCCCGCCCGAGGAGGGCGAGTCCGCGATGGACCTCGGGTCGGCGACGGTCGAATCCTACGGCGAGGTCGTCCGGGGTTCGGGAACGGTGGTCCTCAACGGTCCGGCGGGCGTCTTCGAGGACGAGACGTTCGCTCACGGGACGCGGGACCTTTTCGAAATCGCCACCGAGGCCGAGTACAGCGTCGTCGGGGGCGGCGACACCGCGGCCGCGATTCGACGCTTCGGCATCGAGGGCTTCGACCACGTTAGCACCGGCGGCGGTGCGGCGCTCAACATGCTGACCGGCGAGGACCTGCCCGCCGTCGAGGCGCTTCGGAACTGA
- a CDS encoding GNAT family N-acetyltransferase, which translates to MVSIESGSVRDVDAVADLWVELADGQREFGSHLVAERNRATIRETIAQNAVAGGLLVARAERDDEIVGFVTYGVESDGYDQDAVRGIVRNIYVRPERRGEGIGSGLLDAAEERLAEQGADAVALEVMADNDDARRFYRRHGYAPHRVELEKSVESDTLTKE; encoded by the coding sequence ATGGTCTCCATCGAATCCGGGAGCGTCCGAGACGTTGACGCCGTGGCCGACCTCTGGGTCGAACTCGCGGACGGCCAGCGCGAGTTCGGGTCCCACCTCGTCGCCGAACGGAACCGCGCGACGATTCGGGAGACCATCGCGCAGAACGCGGTTGCCGGCGGACTGCTGGTCGCTCGTGCCGAGCGAGACGACGAAATCGTCGGCTTCGTCACCTACGGCGTCGAGTCCGACGGCTACGACCAAGACGCGGTTCGGGGCATCGTCCGGAACATCTACGTCAGACCCGAGCGCCGAGGAGAGGGTATCGGGTCGGGCCTCCTCGACGCCGCCGAGGAGCGCCTCGCCGAGCAGGGTGCGGATGCTGTCGCGCTGGAGGTCATGGCCGACAACGACGACGCCCGGCGGTTCTATCGACGCCACGGGTACGCTCCCCACCGGGTCGAATTGGAAAAATCGGTCGAAAGCGATACGCTCACAAAGGAGTAG
- a CDS encoding ubiquinol-cytochrome c reductase iron-sulfur subunit: protein MPEDDDKYPEESGRRRFVKGVVGSASLAGIGTAAAASINSATEPTGAGGGITQYFGVENTAGPAPRAMPQIPVEVDDDGFLKGIWPEPETVTEQGREITVSEMELGGITYTSEWFQYCGGQTYPGVKPDADQDNFLRYASSPPYEWQQEAVEPGEQVNVEHFTDYETWGNGIGTSGIGKPALVTWRSQDVPSSGTIPVQLIRSERIRRMSDRGDQWLSASTEEGFLANMNKCTHFCCVPGFKSLSDSQRFGAADEIYCQCHQSVYDPFSIVRRSFVALPRPDE, encoded by the coding sequence GTGCCTGAAGACGACGACAAGTATCCGGAGGAGTCGGGCCGGCGTCGATTCGTGAAGGGCGTGGTCGGGAGCGCCTCGCTCGCAGGCATCGGTACCGCCGCCGCCGCGAGTATCAACTCCGCCACCGAACCGACCGGCGCGGGCGGTGGGATTACCCAGTACTTCGGCGTGGAGAACACCGCTGGACCGGCACCGCGAGCGATGCCCCAGATACCCGTCGAAGTCGATGACGACGGGTTTCTCAAGGGCATCTGGCCCGAACCGGAGACCGTCACGGAACAGGGTCGGGAGATAACCGTCTCCGAGATGGAGTTGGGCGGCATCACGTACACCAGCGAGTGGTTCCAGTACTGCGGTGGCCAGACGTACCCCGGCGTCAAACCCGACGCCGACCAAGACAACTTCTTACGGTACGCCTCCTCGCCGCCCTACGAGTGGCAACAGGAGGCCGTCGAACCCGGCGAGCAGGTCAACGTCGAACACTTCACGGACTACGAGACGTGGGGCAACGGTATCGGCACGAGCGGCATCGGCAAGCCAGCACTGGTGACGTGGCGCTCGCAGGACGTCCCGTCCAGCGGGACGATACCGGTCCAACTCATCCGGAGCGAGCGCATCCGGCGGATGTCCGACCGAGGAGACCAGTGGCTCTCGGCCAGTACCGAGGAGGGATTCCTCGCCAACATGAACAAGTGTACGCACTTCTGTTGCGTCCCCGGATTCAAGTCGCTCTCGGACAGCCAGCGGTTCGGTGCGGCCGACGAAATCTACTGCCAGTGCCACCAGTCGGTGTACGACCCCTTCAGCATCGTCAGGAGGTCGTTCGTCGCGCTTCCACGACCGGACGAATAG
- a CDS encoding TrmB family transcriptional regulator codes for MSVQRPTTSARELPTELDSPRAKLVYLYLRDGAASIDDLQTDLEVKKITLYSILRTLRERELVEKQGGRFAVA; via the coding sequence ATGAGCGTTCAACGACCGACGACATCCGCGAGAGAACTACCGACCGAACTCGACTCGCCGCGCGCCAAACTGGTCTACCTCTATCTCAGAGACGGTGCGGCCTCGATAGACGACTTGCAGACCGACCTCGAAGTCAAGAAGATAACGCTGTACAGCATCCTGCGGACGCTTCGAGAGCGAGAGTTAGTGGAGAAGCAGGGCGGCCGGTTCGCAGTCGCGTAA
- a CDS encoding DUF7500 family protein, giving the protein MCPMPDDGRDSEERAALTPDDTASADEGGALAPEELDIEEEENVVSLDSGRYVIGTDDRPDVSAADRGDTQSRETDDVRGDAPPTDTQPVPSAESGGSVSSGAVKEWLEDDLDSTSARYGFHVTAKSDDAISHQQMFSDDVGTVFDSLLRWYAQQLTTETAVEDVLGILLTESNVRVRYSPSCLQAILESYDLGPDDTIADLLEKVQDDRGMVFPPENV; this is encoded by the coding sequence ATGTGTCCGATGCCGGACGACGGTCGGGACTCCGAGGAGCGGGCGGCGCTGACGCCCGACGACACGGCGAGCGCCGACGAGGGCGGGGCGCTAGCGCCGGAGGAACTCGACATCGAAGAGGAGGAAAACGTCGTCTCGCTCGATAGCGGCCGCTACGTCATCGGCACCGACGACCGCCCGGACGTGTCGGCGGCCGACCGCGGCGACACGCAGTCTCGCGAGACCGACGATGTTCGCGGTGACGCGCCGCCAACCGACACCCAACCGGTCCCGTCCGCGGAGAGCGGTGGAAGCGTCAGTTCGGGCGCGGTCAAAGAGTGGCTCGAAGACGACCTTGACAGCACCAGCGCGCGCTACGGCTTCCACGTCACGGCCAAGTCCGACGACGCCATCAGCCACCAACAGATGTTCTCCGACGACGTGGGGACGGTCTTCGACAGCCTCCTGCGGTGGTACGCCCAACAGTTGACCACCGAGACGGCAGTCGAGGACGTGCTGGGGATACTCCTCACCGAGTCGAACGTTCGAGTGCGCTACTCGCCGTCGTGTCTGCAAGCGATTCTGGAGTCCTACGACCTCGGGCCTGACGACACCATCGCGGACCTGCTGGAGAAGGTGCAGGACGACCGCGGGATGGTGTTCCCGCCAGAGAACGTCTAG
- a CDS encoding chemotaxis protein CheW: protein MEVEQTDADPGDGTDSADSPEVRDVETRQVVEFRLGEDYCAVDIDEVDSIVEIKKVTRIPRTPDSIDGVMDLRGETTAIINPRTFLGIEGEPPERDEQNILVLDRPDDKQKIGIRVDEVLEVTTYPEDKIDEEEELSDLDTRGIQERVSRGIIRKPNGDGLDLVVWIDIDAIIDQLK, encoded by the coding sequence ATGGAAGTAGAACAGACCGACGCCGACCCCGGTGACGGAACCGATTCGGCCGACTCGCCCGAGGTCCGCGACGTGGAGACCCGACAGGTCGTGGAGTTCCGCCTCGGCGAGGACTACTGCGCGGTCGACATCGACGAGGTGGACAGCATCGTGGAGATAAAGAAGGTCACGCGAATCCCCCGGACGCCCGACTCCATCGACGGCGTGATGGACCTTCGCGGGGAGACAACCGCCATCATCAACCCCCGGACCTTCCTCGGCATCGAGGGCGAACCTCCCGAGCGAGACGAGCAGAACATCTTGGTCCTCGACCGGCCCGACGACAAGCAGAAAATCGGGATTCGGGTGGACGAGGTGCTGGAGGTCACGACCTACCCCGAGGACAAAATCGACGAGGAGGAAGAGCTATCGGACCTCGACACGCGCGGGATTCAGGAGCGGGTCTCGCGGGGCATCATCCGCAAGCCAAACGGCGACGGACTGGACCTCGTGGTCTGGATCGACATCGACGCAATCATCGACCAACTGAAATGA
- the cheY gene encoding chemotaxis protein CheY has translation MAKNVLIVDDSEFMRNLLREILEEEFEIAAEAENGVEAVELYEEHDPNLVMMDIVMPIRDGIEATSEIKEADSGANIIMCTSIGQEEKMKAAIKAGADGYITKPFQKPSVMDAIEDVISA, from the coding sequence ATGGCTAAGAACGTGCTGATCGTAGACGACTCGGAATTTATGCGGAATCTACTCCGGGAGATTCTCGAAGAGGAGTTCGAAATCGCGGCAGAGGCCGAGAACGGCGTCGAGGCCGTCGAACTCTACGAGGAACACGACCCGAACCTCGTGATGATGGACATCGTGATGCCGATTCGAGACGGCATCGAGGCGACTTCCGAAATCAAGGAGGCCGACTCGGGTGCCAACATCATCATGTGTACGAGTATCGGACAGGAAGAGAAGATGAAGGCGGCCATCAAGGCCGGTGCTGACGGATACATCACCAAACCGTTCCAGAAACCGAGCGTGATGGACGCCATCGAGGACGTTATCTCAGCATGA
- a CDS encoding protein-glutamate methylesterase/protein-glutamine glutaminase has protein sequence MTRAVVVDDSHFMRTVISDILEDGGIEVVAEANDGEEGVEAVRTHDPDVVTMDVEMPRMDGIEAVEEIMATNPTPVLMLSAHTEDGAEATFEALEKGAVDFLAKPGGEVSTEISAHGEALVEKVKSATQADPSSVDEVDTTTGSIDADHGYVENPTLVVGASTGGPRVVERVLSSLPVEADFRVLVVQHMPDGFTGRFAERLDGRSEYDVREAEDGMRIAGGEAVVAKGDYHMEVAGYGKGRIRLRLQQEEALHGVRPAIDVTMETAADKIGGPLTGVVLTGMGSDGAEGIKAIKDAGGATLAQDEESSSVFGIPARAIETGCVDHVHSADEMGKAILDTIRDNG, from the coding sequence ATGACGCGGGCAGTCGTCGTCGATGACTCTCACTTCATGCGGACGGTCATCTCCGACATCCTCGAAGACGGCGGCATCGAAGTCGTCGCCGAAGCCAACGACGGCGAGGAGGGTGTCGAGGCGGTCCGGACTCACGACCCCGACGTCGTGACGATGGACGTGGAGATGCCTCGCATGGACGGCATCGAGGCCGTCGAGGAGATAATGGCGACGAATCCGACGCCCGTGTTGATGCTGTCGGCGCACACCGAGGACGGTGCAGAAGCGACCTTCGAGGCCTTGGAGAAGGGTGCGGTGGACTTCCTCGCCAAACCCGGCGGCGAGGTTTCGACCGAAATCTCGGCCCACGGTGAGGCGCTGGTCGAGAAGGTCAAGTCGGCCACGCAGGCCGACCCGTCGTCGGTGGACGAGGTGGACACCACGACCGGTTCCATCGACGCCGACCACGGGTACGTCGAGAACCCGACGCTCGTCGTCGGGGCCTCGACTGGTGGGCCTCGGGTGGTTGAGCGCGTCCTGTCGAGTCTGCCCGTCGAGGCGGATTTCCGCGTGCTGGTCGTCCAGCACATGCCCGACGGATTCACCGGCCGGTTCGCCGAGCGACTCGACGGCCGGAGCGAGTACGACGTGCGAGAGGCCGAGGACGGGATGCGAATCGCGGGCGGCGAGGCGGTCGTTGCGAAGGGCGACTACCACATGGAAGTCGCGGGATACGGCAAGGGTCGTATCCGCCTGCGCCTCCAGCAAGAGGAGGCCCTTCACGGCGTGCGTCCGGCCATCGACGTGACGATGGAGACGGCCGCCGACAAGATAGGCGGTCCCCTCACGGGGGTCGTCCTCACCGGGATGGGTTCGGACGGTGCTGAAGGCATCAAGGCCATCAAGGACGCCGGCGGCGCGACCCTCGCCCAAGACGAGGAGAGCAGTTCGGTGTTCGGCATTCCGGCCAGAGCCATCGAGACCGGGTGTGTGGACCACGTGCATTCGGCCGACGAGATGGGCAAGGCGATTCTCGACACGATTCGAGACAACGGGTGA